In Candidatus Krumholzibacteriia bacterium, the genomic window TCTTCACCACGACCCCATCGAGCCCGGCGAGTACCTGCAAATGAAACGCACCATCGAGCGTGCGGTTCATCCGGTGATTGCGAAGCACGCGCTCCGTGCGCCGCGCGCGGTCTTCATGGCCGTGGGCGGCTCCGCCACCACCGCGCTGGCCATGGCGCGGCACGATGCGAGCGGGCGTCTGTGGCAGGGAAGCATGACGCTGGCCGAACTGCGTCAACTGGAACGGGCATGTCTGGGCAAGACCATCGCGGCACGAAAGCGCATGCCGGGGCTTCCTGCCGACCGCGCAGACATCATCCCCGCCGGCATTGCTGTGGTCCTCGCCGTCATGGGCGCGGCGCACAAGCGCGTGGCGCACATCACCGGCGGCGGCGTGCGCGAGGGCGTGGTGCTGACTATGGCGCGGGAGAATTGAGCCAGCGCGCGATGGCCGCGCCGAACAGCGTCCACGGGATGACGTCCGGCGGCGCCGCGGCCAGCTCAACCGTCTCTCCCCCCACCGGGTGCGGAAAGCGCAGGCGCGCGGCGTGCAGCGCGATGGCGCGTTCCGGCAACGGCTCGGGCGCGCGGTACTTCAGGTCCCCCAGCAGCGGAAATCCTGCCGCCGAGAATTGCAGCCGGATCTGGTGGTGCCGCCCCGTGCGCGGGTTGATCTCCACCAGCGATACCATCCGCGCCGGCGCCTTGCGGCGGCGATCGCGCGTCGGCAACGTCAACTCGGAGCGAGCCAGCACGCGGTATTCGAGCGACGCCTCGCGGGCGCGCGGGCCGTCCGCAGCGGCCATGCGCGAGCGGGTGTGCGTGCGCTCGATGAAACCACTCAACTCGCCGGTGTCGTCCGGCATCGATCCCACCACCACCGCAAGGTAGCACTTCTCCACCACCCGGTCGTGAAACGCGCGCGCCAGGCGCGACGCCGCCTTGGAGGTGCGCGCAAATACCATTACGCCGGACACCGGCCGGTCGATGCGGTGCACCAGCCCCAGGTACACGTCGCCGGGCTTGGCGTAGCGCTCCTTGATGTACGCGCGCGCCTGCGCCAGCGCGGTCGGGTCGCCCGTGCGGTCGCCCTGGGCCAGCAGGCCCGCCGGTTTGAGGACGCCGAGCAGGTGGTTGTCTTCGAGGAGGACCTGGATGTGTTGCGTCATGGGTTCCCGGGAATGGGCCCCGGCGCCCGCCGGGAGCCACCCGGCCTCGCTTGACCGCCCATGCCCGCTCCACCTATACTCCCCAGATTGCCCACACGAGCAAGTGCAAATCATGATAGAAGTTAGCAGTCTAACCAAATCCTACGGCAAAGTCGAGGCCGTGCGCGGCGTCTCCTTCCGGGTGGCCCCCGGCGAGGTCTACGGCCTGCTGGGCCCCAACGGGGCCGGCAAGTCCACCATTATCGGCATCCTCTCCGGCCTGGTGCTGCCTTCCTCGGGCGAGGCGCGCATCGGCGGGCACGACGTGGTGCGCGATTCGCTGGCCGCCAAGCGCATCCTCGGCGTGGTGCCGCAGCAGTCCATCGTGATCGAAGAGCTGAGCGCCCTCGCCAACTGCATGTTCTTTGGTTCCCTCTATAATGTGGAGGCGCGCGTGCTCAAGGAGCGCTCCCGCGAACTGCTGGACTGGATGGAACTGTCCGACCACGCCGGCAAGCCGGCGGGCACGTTTTCCGGCGGCATGCTGCGTCGGCTCACGCTCGTGCTGGGCATCCTGCACGAACCCGGGGCGCTGATTCTCGACGAACCCACCACCGGGCTGGATCCCCAGACACGCCTGCTCCTGCTGGAACGGATACGCGATATCGCCGGCA contains:
- a CDS encoding RNA pseudouridine synthase, translated to MTQHIQVLLEDNHLLGVLKPAGLLAQGDRTGDPTALAQARAYIKERYAKPGDVYLGLVHRIDRPVSGVMVFARTSKAASRLARAFHDRVVEKCYLAVVVGSMPDDTGELSGFIERTHTRSRMAAADGPRAREASLEYRVLARSELTLPTRDRRRKAPARMVSLVEINPRTGRHHQIRLQFSAAGFPLLGDLKYRAPEPLPERAIALHAARLRFPHPVGGETVELAAAPPDVIPWTLFGAAIARWLNSPAP
- a CDS encoding ABC transporter ATP-binding protein, which produces MIEVSSLTKSYGKVEAVRGVSFRVAPGEVYGLLGPNGAGKSTIIGILSGLVLPSSGEARIGGHDVVRDSLAAKRILGVVPQQSIVIEELSALANCMFFGSLYNVEARVLKERSRELLDWMELSDHAGKPAGTFSGGMLRRLTLVLGILHEPGALILDEPTTGLDPQTRLLLLERIRDIAGKGTAVLMSTHHLEEAERLCRRVGIIDEGRIIKEGTLESLRAEVSDVQLFSLRGTFDRARLRGVVATLAGAEILLDEADEAVVAVPSGSAHASRLIELAASLEQVNEVAIKPPSLESLFIRLTGRELRE